ATCCGTCTGCTGATCGACTCGGACGCCAACAACGAAACCGATGACCAACACGCCATCGCCTATGCGTTACTGAGTCGTGATAAGTTCGAGGTTGAGGGGATCACGGTCAACAAGACGCACAACGGCGGCGACGTCGACGAGCAAATGGCCGAAGCCGAGCGTGTTGTCAAACTTTGCGGTTTCTATCCGCAGTTACCCGTGTTCAAAGGGGCCAATGGCAGTTTCGCAGAGATTCTGCCGCATCTCGATGAACCGGTTTATGATGGCAAGGAAGCGGTCGACTTCATCATCAAGCAAGCCAAAAAACAATGCGACCGCAAACTGGTGCTATTGCCGATTGGAAAACTAACCAACATCGCGCTGGCGCTGGCAAAGGATCCTTCGATCATCCCCAACATCCGAATTGTGTGGCTCGGCTCGAACTACCCTCGGCCTGGCGAGTACAACCTGACTGCGGACCTGACCTGTATCGACTACGTTCTATCGCTTCCGGTCGACTTTGAAATGGTGACAGTTCGCTACGATGACCCGTCGGGAAGCTGGGGTGTGAAGGCCTACCAACAAGACATTTTTGACAAGATGCCTGGAATGGGACCCCAGGTCGATGTCCGCGTCGAAGGTCGTCACGGCGGCACCTTCACCACGTTTGGCGACTATTCGGTCAGCCTGTACCGGCATGCACCGCAGCATGGCGATCCTCCGTTCCGCTCCTTCTTCGACGCAACGGCGGTGGCCGTCCTGAAAGACCCCAAACTTGGCAAGGCCATCGAGGTACCGCGGCCGGCACTGAACGGTCGAGGCTGGGTGGAACGCCCGAAAAACCCGCTGAAGATGGTACTATGGCAGGACTTTGACGGACCGGCCATCATGCAAGACTTCTTCAACGTGATCGACGCCGCCACAGCGGAGTGATCGCCAAACGTACGGCCGTCGTGGTAAAGCGTTTTTCCGCCCAGGCGGTACAAGGTTAGCGTAGCGGAAGTCGTCAACGGCTTGTTGTTTTAGTCGTACGATGGA
This genomic stretch from Novipirellula caenicola harbors:
- a CDS encoding nucleoside hydrolase — protein: MIGHAAADDGMRIRLLIDSDANNETDDQHAIAYALLSRDKFEVEGITVNKTHNGGDVDEQMAEAERVVKLCGFYPQLPVFKGANGSFAEILPHLDEPVYDGKEAVDFIIKQAKKQCDRKLVLLPIGKLTNIALALAKDPSIIPNIRIVWLGSNYPRPGEYNLTADLTCIDYVLSLPVDFEMVTVRYDDPSGSWGVKAYQQDIFDKMPGMGPQVDVRVEGRHGGTFTTFGDYSVSLYRHAPQHGDPPFRSFFDATAVAVLKDPKLGKAIEVPRPALNGRGWVERPKNPLKMVLWQDFDGPAIMQDFFNVIDAATAE